The following are from one region of the Zymoseptoria tritici IPO323 chromosome 13, whole genome shotgun sequence genome:
- a CDS encoding phosphoribosylaminoimidazolesuccinocarboxamide synthase, protein MAAITKIEVPQLKHLASGKVREIFEIDSSTLLFVATDRISAYDVILDNGIPSKGALLTQLSAHWFALITKHFPTLRTHLLSTTLPPNLDLPTSLSSRSMLVRRTPVLPLESIVRGYITGSAWSEYQKFGTVHGMPMPSGLQESQKLDRPIWTPSTKAEQGDHDENISRSRAVEIVGLDVASRMEELSLGIYSMAHEHALKSGVIIADTKFEFGLDSETKELVLIDEVLTPDSSRFWPKDEYQVGKGQKSYDKQYLRDWLTREGLKGKQGVAMPEEVVRETGEKYREAFERITGREWKDEA, encoded by the coding sequence ATGGCCGCCATAACCAAAATCGAAGTTCCCCAACTGAAACACCTCGCCTCCGGCAAAGTCCGCGAAATCTTCGAAATCGACTCCTCCACTCTGCTCTTCGTCGCAACAGACCGCATCTCCGCCTACGACGTCATCCTCGACAACGGCATCCCCTCCAAAGGCGCCCTCCTAACCCAACTCTCCGCCCACTGGTTCGCcctcatcaccaaacactTCCCTACCCTTCGCACACACCTTCTCTCAACCACCCTGCCCCCCAACCTCGACCTccccacctccctctcctcccgctccATGCTCGTACGCCGCACCCCGGTCCTGCCCCTCGAGTCCATCGTCCGCGGCTACATCACCGGCAGCGCATGGTCCGAGTACCAGAAATTCGGAACCGTGCACGGAATGCCCATGCCCTCTGGCCTGCAGGAGTCGCAAAAACTCGACCGTCCGATCTGGACGCCCAGCACAAAAGCCGAGCAGGGCGACCACGATGAGAACATCTCCCGCTCTCGAGCCGTCGAAATCGTCGGCCTCGACGTCGCTTCGCGGATGGAGGAACTCTCCCTGGGGATCTACTCGATGGCGCACGAGCATGCCCTCAAATCGGGTGTCATCATCGCGGACACGAAATTCGAGTTTGGTCTCGATTCGGAGACGAAGGAATTGGTGTTGATTGATGAGGTGCTCACGCCGGATAGTTCGAGGTTTTGGCCGAAGGATGAGTATCAGGTTGGAAAGGGGCAGAAGTCGTATGATAAGCAGTATTTGAGGGATTGGTTGACGAGGGAGGGGTTGAAGGGGAAGCAGGGGGTGGCGAtgccggaggaggtggtgagagAGACGGGGGAGAAGTATCGAGAGGCATTTGAGAGGATTACGGGGAGGGAGTGGAAGGACGAGGCGTAA
- a CDS encoding potassium channel (CALCIUM-ACTIVATED OUTWARD-RECTIFYING POTASSIUM CHANNEL WITH 9 TRANSMEMBRANE REGIONS.): protein MSHIDPGAGDTVEHAANDDVEQNSSAEKSSDKTSQTSPSTARTTWWFASTACPLIAATFGPIANGFSICALVYDWRVYLPPGAQETDGIKIRDPRWLIAVNAVSLVMALIGNSALMLNMARRLAFSTAQPITITGFLLAGILLIADMAALTSSPSYYITTPREAIPEGAHALTMAFYFAIFAASIYMCIAFLMCLTVHGARRKHYPKDFNLTSAQRTLMLQTMAFIAYLLLGALVFSTIEGWRYLDGVYWAHTTLLTIGLGDYAPKTTTGRGLIIPFSICGIIMVGLVVGSIRTLVLDRTKEKMAARIVEKRRESAVHNVDGRKQTIKVSWFAQADFSSDPSLTPAQRREEEFRVMRKVQKAAERERRYLALATSLSFALMLWSVGAVIFMLAERDAGWTYFQSLYFTFVVLMTIGYGDFAPASNAGKAFFVMWSMLAIPSLTILISNMADTVVKWVAEITDWVAGFTVLPGPGGARQTGRSYLGQLMDRWSEAVERYTPFGKRERLVDQHGNKHLPRMDPRRHDEQMMTMLSEKLGKHVSREEVRQAMEGEESLERDVRFYHYVLSRELRKLQKDVLVKPPKEYSWHDWEYYLKLMGEEDDERNDALKPADTFREPQPRRPTKGEDGGDPLRNWSWLSDQSPLMSEQSEAEWILERLGKALVRELDGVRSGRRRVPPVGWGCVGRGARRE, encoded by the exons ATGAGCCACATCGATCCCGGAGCAGGCGACACAGTCGAACACGCCGCcaacgacgatgtcgagcaaaactcctccgccgaaaAGAGCAGCGACAAAACCTCCCAAACAAGCCCCTCCACCGCACGCACAACATGGTGGttcgcctccaccgcctgccCCCTCATCGCCGCCACCTTCGGTCCCATCGCCAACGGCTTCAGTATTTGCGCTCTCGTGTATGACTGGAGAGTGTACCTACCGCCCGGCGCACAAGAGACGGACGGGATTAAGATTCGCGACCCTCGATGGCTGATCGCTGTCAACGCGGTATCACTCGTCATGGCCTTGATCGGGAATTCAGCGTTGATGCTCAACATGGCGAGACGGCTGGCCTTTTCCACCGCCCAGCCGATCACAATCACCGGGTTCTTGCTGGCGGGGATATTGCTCATTGCGGATATGGCTGCTTTGACGAGTTCTCCGAGTTATTACATTACGACGCCGAGGGAGGCGATTCCGGAAGGCGCGCATGCGTTGACGATGGCGTTCTATTTTGCGATTTTCGCGGCGTCGATTTACATGTGTATTGCATTCTTGATGTGCTTGACGGTGCATGGGGCAAGGAGGAAGCATTATCCCAAGGACTTCAATTTGACTTCCGCTCAGCGGACGCTCATGCTTCAGACAATGGCTTTCATCGCATACCTCCTCCTGGGCGCTCTTGTCTTCAGCACGATCGAAGGATGGCGCTACCTCGACGGGGTGTACTGGGCGCACACCACTCTGCTCACCATCGGTCTAGGCGACTACGCTCCGAAGACAACCACCGGACGAGGTCTCATCATTCCCTTCTCCATCTGCGGCATCATCATGGTCGGTCTGGTAGTCGGCAGTATACGAACTCTGGTACTCGACCGGACGAAAGAGAAAATGGCGGCGCGAATCGTGGAGAAGAGACGGGAGTCTGCGGTCCATAATGTGGACGGCAGGAAACAGACCATCAAAGTCTCATGGTTCGCGCAGGCGGATTTCAGTTCTGATCCATCCCTCACGCCCGCgcagaggagagaagaggagTTCCGCGTCATGCGGAAAGTGCAGAAAGCTGCTGAGCGGGAACGGCGATATCTGGCGCTTGCAACTTCTCTCAGCTTCGCGCTCATGCTCTGGTCCGTTGGTGCAGTGATCTTCATGCTCGCGGAACGAGACGCTGGATGGACTTACTTTCAAAGCCTGTACTTCACCTTCGTCGTGCTGATGACGATCGGTTACGGAGACTTTGCGCCGGCTTCCAATGCAGGCAAAGCCTTCTTCGTCATGTGGTCGATGCTCGCCATCCCGTCGCTGACGATTCTCATCTCCAACATGGCCGATACCGTCGTCAAGTGGGTGGCGGAGATCACCGACTGGGTCGCTGGCTTCACCGTTCTGCCTGGTCCGGGAGGCGCGCGACAGACAGGACGGAGCTACCTTGGTCAGCTCATGGATCGGTGGAGTGAGGCGGTGGAGCGGTACACTCCGTTTGGCAAGCGGGAGAGGCTGGTCGATCAGCACGGCAACAAGCATTTGCCGAGGATGGATCCGAGACGACATGATGAGCAGATGATGACTATGTTGTCGGAGAAGTTGGGGAAGCACGTTTCGAGAGAGGAGGTGAGGCAGGCGAtggagggggaggagtcGTTGGAGAGGGATGTGAGGTTCTATCATTACGTTCTGTCGAGGGAGTTGAGGAAGTTGCAGAAGGATGTGCTGGTGAAGCCGCCGAAGGAGTATTCTTGGCATGATTGGGAGTATTATCTCAAACTCATGggggaggaagatgatgaaaGGAATGATG CGTTGAAGCCGGCTGATACTTTCCGGGAACCGCAGCC ACGCAGACCTACGAAAGGTGAGGATGGTGGGGACCCGCTGCGGAATTGGTCGTGGCTGTCGGATCAGAGTCCGTTGATGTCAGAGCAGAGTGAGGCGGAGTGGATTTTGGAGAGGTTGGGGAAGGCGCTTGTGAGGGAGTTGGATGGAGTtaggagtgggaggaggagagttccGCCTGTTGGGTGGGGGTGTGTTGGGAGGGGTGCGAGGAGGGAGTAG
- the RDR2402 gene encoding RNA-directed RNA polymerase (required for posttranscriptional gene silencing and RNA interference RNA processing and modification; putative homolog of Neurospora crassa sad) yields MHLVHGSDGCTSLVITTDFPSITTRKTTNIRATHNVKQSEWKEEWSDFRQTDVDQNPMRRSSAIQIRKSGCIIDTGRWRTYKITFAGDVASSEAFLDVLQALRDHNVVLETQEDLTFNEVPPESLWKWQEALAPPKVAGEAVSSLFDMLQSHLAFSVHYQLEVCISVGALHESNIDRAFLQRLSTIETVRAVKMLEKIADEGKRIYKPSDIFSLHNRVSVVEKKRPAYCTKIPAANITPTTIYFATPVLETSNRVVRNYKKYEDRFMRVKFTDEKHKGQLQSQDGQAMNEVFSRIKQAMTHGIRVADRHYEFLAFGNAQFREHGAYFFASTPDLNANMIRQWMGNFTQIKNVAKYISRLGQCYTTTRAIPHSVNVERIPDVERNGYCFTDGVGKISPLLARMVADHFRLDNCPSVYQFRMAGCKGVLAVDPSLKGMTVQIRPSQEKFPAEFHGLEICKMSQFSAANLNVQLILVMSSLGVPDNVFVNKYRDMLADLALAMTDEEMALKLLQKNIDFNQMTIYLATIILDGFMATKDPFTISCLRLWRSWNLKYLKEKARVFVDQGAFVFGVTDETGTLQGQFDGFKTDEGDMAVPPTLPQIFLQIPDPNAKGGYTVIQGPCLFARNPSLHPGDIRMVEAVDVPALHHLKDCVVLPQTGDRDLANMCSGGDLDGDDYLICWDADLFPPVSDTGPVTVDDMTSFFVNYIKNNKLGQIASHHRFWADKEDDGVKNEKCLQLANLHSLAVDYVKTGVPATLPVELKVKARPHWAEARGQSYTSRKVLGQLYDEVKLDNFQPAWELPFDARILTADTPTPELIAGATEVKAEYDETMRRIMKQYGITNEFEVFTTFVQSHHNDINDYKFYEKIGEVSMNLRDQFKEICYTKAGTDSVQREWSKLKPFLIAMYTVTADQVTAVVASSHETVERGGRQVPKMSLTFATVPLMSFPWIFASELGRIA; encoded by the exons ATGCATCTAGTGCATGGGAGTGATGGTTGTACCTCTCTTGTCATCACGACCGACTTTCCATCAATCACCACTCGGAAGACCACAAACATTCGGGCAACGCACAATGTGAAACAGTCGGAGTGGAAGGAGGAATGGAGCGATTTCCGACAGACTGACGTCGATCAGAATCCTATGCGTCGTAGCAGTGCGATTCAAATACGAAAGTCCGGCTGCATCATCGACACTGGGAGATGGCGAACCTACAAAATCACCTTCGCTGGCGATGTGGCTAGCTCAGAGGCGTTTTTGGATGTCCTTCAAGCCTTGAGAGACCACAACGTCGTGCTGGAAACGCAGGAAGATCTGACATTCAACGAAGTACCACCAGAGAGCCTATGGAAATGGCAGGAAGCTCTAGCGCCTCCAAAGGTTGCCGGTGAGGCTGTCTCGTCGCTCTTCGACATGCTCCAAAGCCATCTTGCCTTCTCAGTACACTACCAGCTGGAGGTCTGCATCAGTGTCGGTGCTCTTCACGAAAGCAACATCGATCGTGCATTCCTGCAGAGACTCTCCACGATCGAAACCGTTCGAGCTGTGAAAATGCTGGAGAAGATCGCAGACGAAGGGAAGAGAATCTACAAGCCCAGCGATATTTTTTCTTTGCACAACCGTGTCTCGgtcgtggagaagaagagaccAGCGTATTGCACGAAAATCCCCGCCGCCAACATTACTCCGACCACCATCTACTTCGCCACTCCCGTTCTGGAAACAAGCAACCGTGTCGTGCGGAACTACAAGAAATACGAGGATCGCTTCATGCGGGTCAAGTTCACCGACGAGAAGCACAAGGGCCAACTGCAATCCCAAGACGGACAAGCTATGAATGAAGTCTTCTCACGCATCAAGCAGGCCATGACCCATGGAATCCGTGTCGCAGACCGACATTACGAGTTCCTCGCTTTTGGGAACGCTCAATTTCGCGAGCACGGTGCctacttcttcgcctccacTCCCGACCTGAATGCGAACATGATTCGGCAGTGGATGGGCAACTTCACTCAGATCAAGAATGTCGCCAAGTACATCTCTCGACTCGGACAGTGCTACACAACTACACGTGCAATTCCGCACAGTGTGAACGTCGAGCGGATCCCAGATGTTGAGCGGAACGGATACTGCTTCACAGATGGAGTGGGAAAGATCTCTCCTTTGCTGGCTCGAATGGTTGCTGACCACTTCCGCCTCGACAACTGTCCTTCTGTCTACCAGTTCCGTATGGCAGGTTGCAAAGGCGTGCTGGCCGTTGATCCCTCGCTCAAGGGTATGACTGTTCAGATTCGACCCAGTCAGGAGAAGTTCCCAGCGGAGTTTCACGGACTGGAGATCTGCAAGATGTCGCAATTTTCCGCCGCCAATCTCAATGTCCAGCTGATCTTGGTCATGTCTTCACTCGGTGTGCCGGACAACGTCTTCGTCAACAAGTATCGAGACATGCTCGCAGATCTGGCCCTGGCCATGACGGACGAGGAGATGGCGCTGAAGTTACTGCAAAAGAACATCGACTTCAATCAGATGACAATCTACCTGGCGACGATCATCCTTGATGGCTTCATGGCGACCAAGGATCCATTCACAATCTCTTGTTTGCGGCTGTGGAGATCCTGGAACCTGAAGTACCTCAAAGAGAAGGCACGAGTCTTCGTCGATCAGGGCGCTTTTGTGTTCGGTGTCACGGACGAAACTGGCACGCTGCAGGGTCAGTTCGACGGCTTCAAGACTGACGAAGGCGATATGGCAGTCCCGCCCACGCTTCCTCAAATCTTTCTCCAGATTCCAGACCCCAATGCCAAAGGCGGCTACACTGTCATCCAAGGACCTTGTCTTTTCGCTCGCAACCCTTCACTTCATCCGGGCGACATTCGCATGGTCGAAGCTGTTGATGTGCCCGCGCTTCACCACCTCAAAGACTGTGTGGTTCTCCCACAGACCGGTGACCGCGATCTCGCCAACATGTGCTCTGGCGGTGACCTCGACGGCGATGACTACCTCATTTGCTGGGACGCGGATCTCTTCCCACCTGTCTCTGA TACAGGTCCGGTGACAGTCGACGACATGACATCTTTCTTCGTCAACTACATCAAGAACAACAAGCTGGGGCAGATCGCATCTCACCACCGCTTCTGGGCCGATAAAGAAGATGACGGCGTGAAGAACGAGAAGTGTCTCCAACTGGCCAATCTACACTCCCTTGCCGTCGACTACGTCAAAACTGGTGTACCTGCCACTCTCCCCGTTGAGCTCAAAGTCAAAGCTCGTCCTCACTGGGCTGAAGCTCGCGGACAATCTTACACCTCCCGCAAAGTCCTCGGCCAGCTATACGATGAAGTCAAGCTTGACAACTTTCAACCTGCCTGGGAGCTTCCCTTCGACGCTCGCATCCTGACCGCTGACACTCCCACGCCTGAGCTCATCGCCGGCGCAACCGAAGTCAAAGCCGAGTACGACGAGACCATGCGCCGCATCATGAAGCAATACGGCATCACCAACGAATTTGAAGTCTTCACTACTTTCGTCCAGTCTCACCACAACGACATCAACGACTACAAATTCTACGAGAAGATCGGTGAAGTTTCCATGAACCTGCGCGACCAGTTCAAGGAAATTTGCTACACCAAAGCCGGCACTGACAGCGTCCAACGCGAGTGGTCGAAGCTCAAACCCTTCCTCATCGCAATGTACACTGTCACCGCCGATCAAGTTACTGCCGTCGTCGCCTCCTCCCACGAGACTGTCGAGCGAGGTGGTCGGCAGGTGCCCAAGATGAGCCTCACGTTCGCCACGGTGCCGCTCATGTCATTTCCATGGATCTTCGCCTCTGAGCTGGGTCGTATCGCC
- the Pali gene encoding pali pH response regulator (MgPali, Pali pH response regulator, membranes), with translation MLRPATPLSVIFFVAFVLLLLSTISTPVVRGIPLGRFQGYNFGVLGWCNDDGRCTGAQIGYSTDTESDFSLPSSTRNSLSSILIVHPIAALLTLICFGLAVAAHFHGPSHSPRYLLALLILTIPTLLVALLAFLVDILLFVPHLQWGSWIVLGATILIIGSSIVTCAMRRTLVSRKARKKRIAENADMNGSTYYEQMAANQIMAEQLPKADSPPPMSGDTMVNDSGKQFATFESKAHADGGRRSTDDQTPLNPTPSRAGMAMVCRRGDPAEINMVIGGYGPPPRGYGPPRGRGGYGPPRGGFRGGPPPPGWNGRGRGYGPPPGMIGRGGMPRQGPPPGYASDPYYGNPRGPPPGMPQPPPPAHDQYAPMGIGQAIEMDERTGNATLPQPAYASNNDPRRHDSDWGPGSSLYSGTDPRHDSNQQQWAQSPLSMPDGARDSGSTADHQYSGTLPSSRALPSDQALPPLRKPADSDTYYEDVDPRFAVDSPVPANLLPGQATTTGGGGGGGGGYHATSTPAPKLHISLPSPNEASTPPGALVQAWR, from the exons ATGCTACGCCCCGCGACGCCACTGtccgtcatcttcttcgtcgcattcgtcctcctcctcctcagcacGATTTCCACACCCGTCGTGCGAGGAATACCGCTGGGTCGCTTTCAGGGCTATAATTTTGGAGTGCTGGGGTGGTGCAATGATGATGGACGGTGTACGGGAGCGCAGATTGGGTATAGCACAG ATACAGAGTCGGACTTttctctcccttcttcgaCGCGAAACAGTCTCTCCTCGATCCTTATCGTTCACCCGATCGCCGCTCTGCTCACGTTGATCTGCTTCGGTCTCGCGGTGGCCGCTCACTTTCACGGTCCGAGCCATTCTCCACGCTACCTCCTCGCGTTGCTGATTCTCACGATCCCGACTCTCCtcgtcgctctcctcgccttcctcgtcgacatcctcctctttgTTCCGCATTTACAATGGGGCTCATGGATCGTGCTGGGAGCTACCATCCTCATCATTGGTTCAAGTATAGTAACTTGCGCGATGCGTCGCACATTGGTCAGTCGCAAGGCtcggaagaagaggattgcGGAGAATGCGGATATGAATGGGTCGACGTACTACGAGCAAATGGCGGCGAATCAAATCATGGCTGAGCAGCTGCCGAAAGCGGACAGTCCTCCGCCGATGAGCGGTGATACGATGGTGAATGACAGTGGAAAGCAATTTGCGACATTCGAGTCGAAAGCGCATGCAGatggtgggaggagaagtACGGACGATCAAACACCCTTGAATCCTACACCGAGT AGAGCGGGTATGGCAATGGTATGCCGCCGAGGAGACCCAGCAGAGATCAATATGGTAAT AGGCGGCTACGGACCTCCACCGAGAGGGTACGGACCGCCGAGAGGACGTGGTGGATATGGGCCACCGAGAGGCGGCTTCCGCGGAGGTCCACCGCCGCCAGGCTGGAATGGAAGAGGTAGAGGATATGGCCCTCCTCCTGGAATGATCGGTCGTGGAGGAATGCCGCGACAAGGACCACCTCCTGGGTATGCGAGCGATCCGTACTATGGCAACCCGCGTGGACCTCCGCCTGGGATGCCGCagcctcctccgcctgcaCATGATCAATACGCGCCGATGGGCATTGGACAAGCGATTGAGATGGACGAGAGGACCGGAAACGCAACTTTGCCGCAACCCGCATATGCGAGCAACAATGA TCCGAGACGGCATGACAGCGACTGGGGACCCGGTTCGAGCTTGTATTCTGGGACGGACCC ACGCCATGACTCGAATCAGCAGCAATGGGCACAATCACCCCTCAGCATGCCCGATGGTGCTCGCGACTCCGGCTCAACAGCCGACCACCAATACTCCGGCACCCTCCCCTCTTCCCGCGCATTACCTTCCGACCAAGCTTTACCACCTCTCCGCAAACCCGCCGACTCAGACACCTACTACGAAGACGTCGACCCCCGCTTCGCCGTCGACTCCCCCGTCCCCGCAAACCTCCTCCCCGGCCAAGCCACCACAacaggcggaggcggaggagggggaggaggctACCAcgccacctccaccccaGCAC CGAAGCTTCACATTTCACTTCCGTCTCCCAACGAGGCGTCAACCCCGCCTGGCGCCCTGGTCCAGGCATGGCGATAG
- the APC5 gene encoding APC5, anaphase promoting complex protein subunit 5 (anaphase promoting complex protein, subunit 5, involved in cell cycle control, cell division and chromosome partitioning), whose translation MPRFLTPARITLLVIIYLYQSDQVSTTSSRDVIYFIACRTALASEYDVGTVDDRNSLCSSEIHSIAESLQQWSSRVPGRSMYDVLLQALWSLEGLDSLHTLISQLRRTTETRGLIDEETGCRPVTPSSPLGQFLRRSHVEFTRLQFADSQNLWKAFAASRAPTFDEWGARNPEQCAEYLEKESSVDMLALSRISTLRVSESASDASAFDTDMLLGFTITQLQKLGARVPDDVKSRLETWIGHQADSGTQSLHFFMAYFEHWRAGQYNMALESLHRYFDYSLTSGSGGDNMKVFYQYALLHLSVLHADFECWDESVDAMNECIATARENQDSACLNYALSWLLHLRHAHPDQDHSSYGSISGVVGSGGGEQDEITFLKTKAREGKHWLLLSGTLLEEARFEMFSVCCSADGLRPSCADSLAGRQRKPCARTHHPGDVPQHTAQLTFIRLRSITFPRRRV comes from the exons ATGCCGCGATTTCTCACTCCGGCCCGCATAACACTCCTGGTCATCATCTACCTCTACCAATCCGATCAAGTGTCAACGACATCCAGCCGAGATGTGATCTACTTCATCGCCTGCCGCACTGCTCTGGCGTCGGAGTACGATGTTGGCACAGTCGATGATCGCAATTCTCTCTGCTCTTCTGAGATCCATAGCATAGCCGAGAGCCTGCAGCAATGGAGTTCGAGAGTTCCAGGTCGAAGCATGTACGATGTATTGCTGCAAGCTTTGTGGTCATTGGAAGGCCTGGATTCTTTACACACGTTGATCAGCCAGTTGAGGCGAACGACGGAGACTCGAGGGTTGATAGATGAAGAGACTGGATGCAGACCGGTcacgccttcttctcccctCGGACAATTCCTTCGACGAAGTCATGTCGAATTCACAAGATTGCAATTCGCAGACTCACAGAATCTGTGGAAGGCCTTTGCGGCGTCTCGTGCTCCTACGTTCGATGAGTGGGGAGCGAGGAATCCCGAGCAATGTGCTGAGTATCTGGAGAAAGAGAGCTCTGTGGATATGCTTGCGCTTTCACGAATCTCCACACTCAGGGTTTCGGAATCTGCCTCGGACGCCAGTGCTTTTGACACGGACATGCTTCTGGGATTCACGATCACGCAGCTGCAGAAGCTAGGAGCACGAGTTCCCGACGATGTCAAGTCACGATTGGAGACGTGGATTGGCCACCAGGCTGATTCGGGCACTCAATCACTGCACTTCTTCATGGCTTACTTCGAGCACTGGAGGGCTGGGCAGTACAACATGGCTCTGGAGAGTCTGCATCGGTATTTTGATTACTCTCTCACCTCTGGGTCAGGTGGAGACAATATGAAGGTGTTTTACCAGTATGCACTGCTCCATCTCAGCGTGCTGCATGCGGACTTTGAATGTTGGGATGAAAGCGTGGATGCGATGAATGAGTGTATTGCAACGG CACGGGAGAATCAAGACTCTGCATGCTTGAACTATGCACTGTCCTGGCTTCTACACCTGCGACATGCCCACCCGGACCAAGACCACTCCTCGTATGGAAGCATCTCCGGAGTTGTGggtagtggtggtggcgaGCAGGATGAGATCACTTTTCTCAAGACCAAGGCTCGAGAGGGCAAGCATTGGCTGTTGCTGAGCGGCACTTTGCTGGAAGAAGCTCGATTCGAGATGTTCAGTGTATGTTGTTCGGCTGATGGGCTCAGACCTAGCTGTGCTGACAGTCTCGCAGGGAGGCAACGCAAGCCGTGCGCACGAACACATCATCCAGGCGATGTACCTCAACACACAGCACAACTTACTTTCATCCGCCTCCGCAGCATCACTTTTCCACGGCGCAGGGTTTGA